One region of Gloeocapsopsis sp. IPPAS B-1203 genomic DNA includes:
- a CDS encoding M12 family metallopeptidase: MTDEIKVCSVPVILPVKLEDSGQPDEPLSLVASVGCRWENGKTLQVRFLDGDPVVQSKVEQIAHQWSQFANIKFEFGNDPNAEIRISFQREGSWSHLGTNALRVTNLNEPTMNFGWLRSDTPDDEYSRVVLHEFGHALGFIHEHLHPNNGISWKRQAVLDYYQQTHGWDEQKTERNVLQAASRDTTQYSSFDQNSIMIYAIPAALTTNNYSVDWNKQLSATDKQFARVFYQSTPFNERSFDERFRDANDWAVNQGYVSGFPNFHQLDPGGGVVFGVIALKPGTADSLSVPVADLGNPGTNEERFRKVNDWAVNQGYVSGFPNFHQLDPGGGVVFGVIALKPGAADSLSVLGREL; encoded by the coding sequence ATGACTGACGAAATAAAAGTTTGCTCCGTACCAGTAATACTACCAGTAAAACTAGAAGATTCAGGGCAACCAGACGAGCCACTCTCCCTTGTAGCTTCAGTTGGTTGTAGATGGGAGAATGGTAAAACTCTACAGGTTCGCTTCTTAGATGGAGATCCTGTAGTTCAATCTAAGGTCGAACAAATTGCTCATCAATGGAGTCAATTTGCTAATATTAAGTTTGAGTTTGGGAACGATCCCAATGCAGAAATCCGAATTTCATTTCAACGAGAGGGATCTTGGTCACACCTTGGTACGAATGCTTTAAGAGTGACCAACCTTAATGAGCCAACCATGAACTTCGGATGGCTACGTTCTGACACTCCGGACGATGAGTATTCCAGAGTAGTACTTCATGAGTTTGGCCACGCCCTTGGATTTATACATGAGCATCTGCATCCTAACAATGGAATTAGCTGGAAGAGACAAGCTGTTCTTGATTACTATCAGCAAACTCACGGATGGGATGAGCAGAAAACAGAAAGAAATGTGCTCCAAGCAGCGAGTCGGGATACTACGCAATACTCAAGCTTCGACCAAAACTCAATCATGATTTATGCAATCCCTGCGGCACTAACGACTAATAACTACTCAGTTGATTGGAATAAACAGCTTTCAGCAACAGACAAGCAATTCGCTCGGGTATTTTATCAATCTACACCATTTAATGAAAGATCATTTGACGAACGTTTTCGTGACGCTAATGACTGGGCAGTAAATCAAGGGTATGTGAGTGGTTTTCCAAACTTTCATCAGCTTGACCCTGGTGGAGGTGTTGTTTTCGGTGTCATTGCATTAAAACCTGGAACAGCAGATTCATTAAGTGTGCCAGTAGCTGACCTAGGAAACCCTGGAACAAATGAAGAACGGTTTCGTAAGGTCAATGACTGGGCAGTAAATCAAGGGTATGTGAGTGGTTTTCCAAACTTTCATCAGCTTGACCCTGGTGGAGGTGTTGTTTTCGGTGTCATTGCATTAAAACCTGGAGCAGCAGATTCATTAAGTGTGCTTGGCAGAGAGTTATAG
- a CDS encoding RNA-binding protein, whose amino-acid sequence MSDQFWNQIKSKYRLGELIHGRVEHHAPFGIFVDIGDDTVRGIVQITDFVDSGDMTPEMYPDVGSSIGAVVVGYTEDERNQVWLSVKPSVLQKALVHLKVPATSEQS is encoded by the coding sequence ATGAGCGATCAGTTCTGGAATCAGATCAAGTCGAAGTATCGATTGGGAGAACTGATTCATGGTAGGGTTGAGCATCACGCACCGTTTGGGATCTTCGTAGACATTGGTGATGATACAGTGCGTGGCATCGTGCAGATTACTGATTTTGTAGATAGTGGAGACATGACTCCGGAGATGTATCCAGATGTTGGTTCATCGATTGGGGCTGTGGTTGTCGGGTATACTGAAGACGAGCGCAATCAAGTTTGGCTGAGTGTGAAGCCGAGTGTGCTGCAAAAAGCCTTGGTTCATCTCAAAGTTCCAGCAACAAGCGAACAATCGTGA
- a CDS encoding ABC transporter permease codes for MKRILAQCIKELAQFRRDRLTVALAILLPLATLFIFGFAIRLEATNIPIVIQDLNNSPLSRSYIEQLMATNQFQLTRWDDNVMVALERGTAKAGAVIPPDFDSQINSNQPTTVQVLIDGTDANNARIIQNSFRATTNAFLQTSGIQQRQPNIVARIRLWFNPGRKESLYIVPGVYGVILWIYPSLLAAIAMVREKERGTILQVYASSLSAAELLLGKGLAYFIVGIAQAIVIISLGSLLFQLSFAVEPSVFILGTLLYVWTSILFGLLIGVRASNQNAAVQGVATIGFLSSLLLSGFIYPLSNIPFPLSLISSILPARYYIELSRDAFVRGTGWIGVWFIPIVLIVIGLLLFNTARKALSRMQLPD; via the coding sequence ATGAAACGAATTCTAGCACAGTGTATTAAAGAGCTGGCACAATTTCGACGCGATCGCCTCACGGTTGCACTAGCAATTTTGTTACCATTAGCAACTTTGTTTATCTTTGGTTTTGCGATTCGTTTAGAAGCAACAAATATTCCAATTGTCATTCAAGACTTAAATAATAGTCCTCTCAGTCGCAGCTACATTGAACAACTGATGGCAACAAATCAGTTTCAGCTTACGCGCTGGGATGATAATGTCATGGTTGCATTAGAAAGAGGAACTGCCAAAGCAGGTGCAGTCATTCCTCCTGATTTTGACTCACAAATTAACTCGAATCAGCCTACTACTGTACAAGTATTAATCGATGGCACTGATGCAAATAATGCCAGAATTATTCAGAACTCTTTTAGAGCTACCACTAATGCTTTTTTACAAACTTCTGGCATACAACAAAGACAACCCAATATCGTTGCCAGAATTCGGTTGTGGTTTAATCCAGGGCGCAAAGAATCATTATATATTGTCCCTGGGGTTTATGGTGTAATTTTGTGGATTTATCCCTCATTGTTGGCGGCGATCGCAATGGTACGTGAAAAAGAACGCGGGACAATTTTGCAAGTTTACGCTTCGAGTCTCAGTGCTGCTGAATTATTATTAGGAAAGGGACTTGCTTATTTTATTGTTGGTATTGCTCAAGCAATTGTCATTATCAGCCTTGGTTCATTATTATTTCAATTAAGTTTTGCTGTCGAACCAAGTGTTTTTATTCTCGGAACTTTACTTTATGTATGGACAAGTATATTGTTTGGTCTACTTATTGGAGTAAGAGCTAGTAATCAAAATGCTGCTGTGCAAGGAGTTGCAACAATTGGTTTTCTTTCTTCACTATTATTGTCTGGTTTTATTTATCCTTTAAGTAATATTCCTTTTCCACTATCTCTAATTTCTAGTATTTTACCTGCTCGCTACTATATTGAACTCAGCCGCGATGCATTTGTCCGTGGTACAGGTTGGATAGGAGTTTGGTTTATTCCCATAGTTCTCATAGTTATTGGTTTGCTACTCTTTAACACAGCGAGAAAAGCATTAAGTCGAATGCAATTACCAGACTAA